The following are encoded in a window of Novosphingobium sp. THN1 genomic DNA:
- a CDS encoding acyl-CoA dehydrogenase yields the protein MTFTPPTADQLLAIRVSAGIDELAQSERFAAATPDLVEAIVEGIGAFAAGEWAPLHRAGDQIGAKWRDGEVTLPPGYVDAYKAFVEQGWNSIAGSTEFGGQGLPFTLATATLETLGAANMGFTLLPMLTVGAIEALEHHGSEAQKAMYLPKLISGEWSGTMNLTEPQAGSDVGALRTTATPITEGPHAGKWRIVGTKIYITFGEHDAADNVVHLVLARTPGAPEGSRGISLFIVPKFHVEQDGSIGARNDVRCVSIEHKLGIHASPTCVMSYGDEGECIGEMVGHENGGLRAMFTMMNSARINVGSQGVQIAERAFQQARAYARDRVQSARAGSADKAPVAIIEHPDVRRMLMRMRALTEGSRALLYYTAGQVDRGALGNDAAQKRAELLVPMLKAWGTDIGCEVASLGIQVHGGMGFIEETGAAQHLRDSRIAPIYEGTNGIQAADLVTRKLGYDNGGVLQALMAEIASEMEDVPEVAALAKDAAAIGQWMSTTASLDDKLAGSVPFTTMCAVAVAGWQLARQSRASDLHSKIAVTKFFNRVIVPEARGLGSSAMAGAALLYDLDSEALAG from the coding sequence ATGACTTTCACGCCGCCCACCGCCGACCAGCTGCTCGCCATCCGCGTGAGCGCCGGGATCGACGAACTGGCCCAGAGCGAACGCTTTGCCGCCGCCACGCCCGATCTGGTCGAGGCGATCGTCGAGGGCATTGGCGCGTTCGCCGCGGGTGAATGGGCACCCCTTCATCGCGCGGGCGACCAGATCGGCGCGAAGTGGCGCGATGGCGAGGTCACTCTGCCGCCCGGCTATGTCGATGCCTACAAGGCCTTCGTCGAGCAGGGCTGGAACTCGATTGCCGGGTCGACCGAGTTCGGCGGGCAAGGCCTGCCGTTCACGCTGGCCACTGCCACGCTCGAAACGCTGGGCGCGGCCAACATGGGCTTCACCCTGCTGCCGATGCTCACCGTCGGCGCGATCGAGGCGCTGGAGCATCACGGCAGCGAAGCGCAGAAGGCGATGTACCTGCCCAAGCTGATCAGCGGCGAATGGTCGGGCACGATGAACCTGACCGAACCACAGGCCGGCTCCGACGTGGGTGCCCTGCGCACCACCGCCACGCCGATCACCGAAGGGCCGCACGCCGGCAAGTGGCGCATCGTCGGCACCAAGATCTACATCACGTTCGGCGAGCATGACGCTGCTGACAACGTCGTCCATCTCGTTCTTGCCCGCACCCCCGGTGCGCCGGAGGGGTCGCGCGGCATTTCGCTGTTCATCGTTCCGAAGTTTCACGTGGAACAGGACGGATCGATCGGCGCCCGCAACGACGTGCGCTGCGTCTCGATCGAGCACAAGCTCGGCATCCACGCCTCGCCCACCTGCGTGATGAGTTATGGCGACGAGGGCGAATGTATCGGCGAGATGGTCGGCCATGAGAATGGTGGCCTGCGCGCGATGTTCACGATGATGAACTCGGCCCGCATCAATGTTGGCAGCCAGGGCGTCCAGATCGCCGAGCGCGCGTTCCAGCAGGCGCGGGCCTATGCGCGAGACCGCGTGCAGTCGGCCCGCGCCGGTTCGGCCGACAAGGCCCCGGTCGCGATCATCGAGCATCCCGACGTGCGCCGTATGCTGATGCGCATGCGCGCCCTGACCGAAGGCAGCCGCGCCCTGCTCTACTACACGGCAGGCCAGGTCGATCGCGGCGCACTCGGCAATGACGCGGCCCAGAAGCGCGCCGAACTGCTCGTGCCGATGCTCAAGGCGTGGGGCACCGATATCGGCTGCGAAGTCGCCAGCCTCGGCATTCAGGTCCACGGCGGCATGGGCTTCATCGAGGAAACCGGCGCCGCCCAGCACCTGCGCGATTCCCGCATCGCCCCGATCTATGAAGGCACCAACGGCATCCAGGCGGCAGACCTCGTCACGCGCAAACTCGGTTACGACAACGGCGGCGTGCTGCAGGCACTGATGGCCGAAATCGCGTCTGAGATGGAAGACGTCCCCGAAGTCGCGGCTCTGGCCAAGGATGCCGCTGCGATCGGCCAGTGGATGAGCACGACCGCCTCGCTTGACGACAAGCTGGCAGGTTCCGTGCCCTTTACCACGATGTGCGCGGTTGCCGTTGCCGGGTGGCAGTTGGCCCGCCAATCGCGCGCGTCGGACCTGCACAGCAAGATCGCCGTGACCAAGTTCTTCAACCGCGTGATCGTGCCCGAGGCGCGCGGCCTCGGCTCCTCGGCGATGGCAGGCGCAGCGCTGCTCTACGATCTCGACAGCGAGGC
- a CDS encoding L-threonylcarbamoyladenylate synthase → MEPTKPSKVHLSDARGLELAAQVITRGGTVAVPTETVYGLAARADDDAAVAGIYQAKGRPDFNPLIVHVPDVTAAEALARFDERARNLAKAFWPGALTMVLPLREGAGLAPAVSAGLPTVALRCPAHPVMQALLKTCGLPLAAPSANRSGGVSPTSAAHVAASLGDRVDLILDGGETRQGIESTIVGLRADGSWTVLRPGPITEAEIAGVLGGQSAAMTSAKIEAPGQLASHYAPGKPVRLNAAEAGAGEFLIGFGDIAGDVTLSASGDLAEAAARLYACLHHGSAAPQPLIAVAPIPDHGIGVAINDRLRRAAA, encoded by the coding sequence ATGGAGCCGACAAAGCCTTCCAAAGTGCATCTGTCCGACGCCCGGGGACTGGAGCTTGCCGCGCAGGTGATAACGCGCGGCGGAACTGTCGCCGTGCCGACCGAGACGGTCTATGGCCTGGCCGCCCGCGCCGACGACGATGCGGCGGTGGCCGGGATCTATCAGGCCAAGGGTCGGCCCGATTTCAACCCGCTGATCGTGCACGTGCCCGACGTTACGGCAGCCGAAGCTCTGGCCCGGTTCGACGAGCGCGCGAGAAACCTGGCAAAAGCCTTCTGGCCCGGCGCGCTGACCATGGTCCTGCCCCTGCGCGAGGGCGCAGGATTAGCCCCCGCAGTCAGTGCCGGATTGCCGACAGTAGCCCTGCGCTGCCCGGCACATCCGGTGATGCAGGCCCTGTTGAAAACCTGTGGATTACCGCTCGCTGCGCCGTCGGCGAATCGCTCGGGCGGAGTGAGCCCGACCAGTGCAGCCCATGTCGCAGCCTCGCTGGGTGACCGCGTCGATCTGATCCTCGATGGCGGGGAAACGCGGCAGGGAATCGAATCCACCATCGTCGGCCTGCGCGCGGATGGGTCGTGGACCGTGTTGCGGCCAGGCCCGATCACCGAGGCCGAAATTGCCGGCGTTCTGGGCGGACAAAGCGCCGCCATGACGTCAGCAAAGATCGAGGCTCCCGGGCAGTTGGCGAGCCACTACGCCCCGGGCAAGCCGGTGCGACTGAACGCTGCGGAGGCGGGGGCAGGGGAGTTCCTGATCGGTTTCGGCGACATCGCCGGAGACGTGACGCTGTCTGCTTCGGGCGATCTGGCGGAGGCAGCGGCGCGGCTCTACGCCTGCCTGCATCACGGCTCGGCAGCGCCGCAGCCGCTTATCGCCGTGGCGCCGATCCCCGACCATGGCATCGGCGTGGCGATCAACGACCGCTTGCGCCGCGCTGCTGCCTAG
- a CDS encoding head GIN domain-containing protein, with protein sequence MGLATALSGCDGGNISFNGKKGVPLADLDMSGAAPTGIALLGPDNVRITRGDKLAITVEGEGADKLRFALSEGQLGITREDWKLGQSTRAATVNVTLPALNEVVLAGSGNLTTDQLGGDDAKITVAGSGVVEARAIDAQKLGIDVVGSGKLRAAGKARELKMTVAGSGDAEMDGLTVDEVKVDVAGSGNARFASNGHVNANIMGSGEVRVFGRATCKVSAMGSGKLVCENGVTPNSDDADAARVEATAEADEQ encoded by the coding sequence ATGGGTCTCGCCACTGCACTCAGCGGGTGTGACGGCGGCAACATCTCGTTCAATGGCAAGAAGGGCGTTCCGCTTGCCGATCTCGACATGAGCGGCGCTGCGCCGACCGGAATTGCACTTTTGGGTCCGGACAATGTCCGTATCACCCGGGGCGACAAGCTGGCGATCACGGTCGAGGGCGAAGGCGCCGACAAGCTGCGTTTTGCCCTGTCGGAAGGCCAGCTTGGCATCACGCGCGAGGATTGGAAGCTTGGTCAGTCAACCCGCGCGGCGACCGTCAACGTCACGCTTCCGGCGTTGAACGAGGTCGTGCTCGCCGGTTCCGGCAACCTGACCACCGACCAGCTCGGCGGCGATGATGCCAAGATCACCGTCGCCGGATCGGGCGTGGTCGAGGCGCGCGCGATCGACGCGCAGAAGCTCGGCATCGACGTGGTCGGTTCGGGCAAGCTGCGCGCCGCTGGCAAGGCGAGGGAACTGAAGATGACCGTGGCCGGCAGCGGCGATGCCGAAATGGACGGGCTGACGGTCGACGAGGTCAAGGTCGACGTCGCCGGTTCGGGCAACGCCCGCTTCGCCTCCAACGGCCACGTCAACGCCAACATCATGGGTTCGGGCGAAGTGCGCGTGTTCGGCCGCGCCACCTGCAAGGTCAGCGCCATGGGCTCGGGCAAGCTGGTCTGCGAGAACGGTGTCACGCCGAACAGCGATGACGCGGACGCGGCCCGGGTGGAGGCGACTGCTGAAGCCGACGAGCAGTGA
- a CDS encoding CarD family transcriptional regulator — MAGKALAFDVGDYVVYPKHGVGRVVELQDEEIAGMKLQLYVLRFEKERMTLRVPVNKVEAIGMRKLSSDKTLREALDTLKGKPKVKRTMWSRRAQEYEAKINSGDLVSIAEVTRDLFRADDQPEQSYSERQIFEAASSRLARELAAMEKTDEPAALKKILAILNEHAPKYYETA; from the coding sequence ATGGCAGGTAAGGCTCTCGCCTTCGATGTTGGGGACTACGTCGTTTATCCGAAGCATGGTGTCGGCCGGGTGGTCGAACTTCAGGACGAAGAAATTGCCGGCATGAAGCTGCAGCTCTACGTGCTGCGCTTCGAAAAGGAACGCATGACTCTGCGCGTTCCGGTCAACAAGGTTGAAGCGATCGGCATGCGCAAGCTGTCGTCCGACAAGACGCTGCGCGAAGCGCTCGATACGCTCAAGGGCAAGCCCAAGGTCAAGCGCACCATGTGGTCGCGCCGTGCCCAGGAATACGAAGCGAAGATCAACTCGGGCGACCTCGTGTCGATCGCCGAAGTGACGCGCGACCTGTTCCGCGCCGACGATCAGCCGGAACAGTCCTACTCGGAGCGCCAGATCTTCGAAGCAGCCTCCTCGCGCCTCGCCCGCGAACTCGCGGCGATGGAAAAGACTGACGAGCCTGCCGCGCTCAAGAAGATCCTCGCGATCCTCAACGAACACGCGCCAAAGTACTACGAAACGGCCTGA
- the fdxA gene encoding ferredoxin FdxA, whose product MTYVVTDACIRCKFMDCVEVCPVDCFYEGENMLVINPSECIDCGVCEPECPAEAILPDTESGLEQWLELNAKYSAEWPNITAKKDAPEDADEHKGEEGKFDKYFSAEPGEGD is encoded by the coding sequence ATGACCTACGTCGTCACCGACGCCTGTATCCGTTGCAAGTTCATGGACTGCGTCGAAGTGTGCCCCGTTGACTGCTTCTACGAGGGCGAGAACATGCTGGTGATCAACCCCAGCGAGTGCATCGACTGCGGCGTGTGCGAACCGGAATGCCCGGCAGAAGCGATTCTGCCCGATACCGAATCCGGGCTTGAGCAGTGGCTTGAACTGAACGCCAAGTATTCGGCGGAATGGCCGAACATCACCGCCAAGAAGGATGCGCCCGAAGACGCCGACGAGCACAAGGGCGAAGAAGGCAAGTTCGACAAGTACTTCTCAGCCGAACCCGGCGAAGGCGACTGA
- a CDS encoding RNA-binding S4 domain-containing protein, which translates to MRIDKFLWFTRFAGSRGLAQDWVSAGHIRLNGRRIERCSAGIKQGDVLVLPMRSRVTVIEVLAIPARRGPATEAQSCYRVVEIPDQSSPGQAPA; encoded by the coding sequence TTGCGGATCGACAAGTTCCTCTGGTTCACCCGTTTCGCCGGCAGTCGCGGCCTTGCCCAGGACTGGGTTTCCGCCGGCCATATCCGCCTCAACGGCCGCCGGATCGAGCGATGCAGTGCCGGTATCAAGCAAGGCGACGTGCTGGTCCTGCCGATGCGCAGCCGGGTGACGGTGATCGAAGTTCTCGCCATCCCCGCCCGGCGCGGTCCGGCAACCGAAGCGCAATCGTGCTATCGCGTGGTCGAAATTCCTGACCAATCGTCGCCCGGTCAAGCGCCCGCTTGA
- a CDS encoding helicase-related protein, which yields MAPRIPAQPRRPAHTGVVKAVLGPTNTGKTHLAIERLCAHSSGAIGFPLRLLAREVYDRVCAIKGADNVALITGEEKIEPKGARWHLCTVEAMPSRPDLAFVALDEAQLSADPERGHVFTDRLLHTRGREETMLLGSSTLEPMIKALVPEAEVVTRPRFSTLSHVGAKKLSRIPPRSAIVAFSAEQVYVMAEMLRRFRGGAAVVMGALSPQTRNAQVAMYQAGEVDYLVATDAVGMGLNLDVHHVAFAGLSKFDGHRQRRLTTAEMAQIAGRAGRHQRDGTFGTLAGAGGTNPEFTDEEIYAIEEHRFPPLTRLFWREAEPRFDNLAALIEDLESIPPRPELVTPPQAIDLAVLKRLAEDPETVASVRGKRAVERFWEVCRLPDFRSQGEETHSRFVARLWQDLRHGYLGADYVAQAIAQLDNPSGDIDTLQARVSAIRSWAYIAQRPDWVLAKEEMSARARAVEARLSDALHARLTERFVNRRTAVLMRKAGADASLLPVRLADEGAVLVDDEPIGHLEGFRFVVDPLARAEDRRLLLAAAERHLPGLLRHRAKALAEAARESNGIAFEDTALVWQDTVVAKLERGRAMLAPRLKPDVALDRLAPDDKAEVVAALEAWLQAQHQRHLKPLLALDDASRDPASGPELRALLLHLVEAGGVLVREGSGLDRLDAGQRQRLKKLGVRIGALDLFLPNALRPGAMQAWHRLARIWGKPAPLPPETMQPVVHTRIAPAGYRRLGNEALRVDLAEKLLHAAHATRMGTKAKRVFLDPAVARSMSLSTAAYAALLRAGGFRVHMGRSLPEKAYGPPHPPLWDWRPSRREPATDPERPKPPPTGAFAALAELVAR from the coding sequence ATGGCCCCGCGCATTCCTGCCCAGCCTCGGAGACCTGCGCATACCGGCGTGGTCAAGGCGGTGCTCGGGCCGACCAACACCGGCAAGACCCACCTCGCGATCGAGCGGCTCTGCGCGCATTCCTCGGGCGCGATCGGCTTTCCGCTGCGGCTGCTGGCGCGCGAGGTCTATGACCGGGTCTGCGCGATCAAGGGCGCGGACAATGTCGCGCTGATCACCGGCGAGGAGAAGATCGAGCCCAAGGGCGCGCGCTGGCACCTCTGCACGGTCGAGGCCATGCCCTCGCGCCCCGATCTTGCCTTTGTCGCGCTCGACGAGGCCCAGCTTTCCGCCGATCCCGAGCGCGGTCACGTCTTCACCGACCGCCTGCTGCACACGCGCGGACGCGAGGAGACGATGCTGCTCGGCTCCTCGACATTGGAGCCGATGATCAAGGCGCTGGTGCCCGAGGCCGAAGTGGTCACCCGCCCGCGCTTTTCGACGCTGAGCCATGTCGGCGCCAAGAAGCTCTCGCGCATTCCGCCGCGCAGCGCGATCGTCGCGTTCAGCGCCGAGCAGGTCTACGTCATGGCCGAGATGCTGCGGCGCTTCAGGGGCGGCGCGGCAGTGGTCATGGGTGCATTGAGCCCGCAGACCCGCAATGCCCAGGTCGCGATGTATCAGGCGGGCGAGGTCGACTACCTCGTGGCCACCGATGCGGTGGGCATGGGCCTCAACCTCGACGTGCACCATGTGGCCTTCGCCGGCCTCTCCAAGTTTGACGGTCACCGCCAGCGACGGCTGACCACCGCAGAAATGGCGCAGATTGCCGGACGCGCCGGGCGGCATCAGCGCGATGGCACGTTCGGCACGCTCGCCGGAGCCGGTGGCACGAACCCAGAGTTCACCGACGAGGAAATCTACGCGATCGAGGAACACCGCTTCCCGCCCCTCACCCGTCTGTTCTGGCGCGAGGCGGAGCCGCGGTTCGACAATCTGGCCGCGCTGATCGAGGACCTCGAAAGCATTCCCCCGCGCCCCGAACTGGTAACGCCGCCCCAGGCCATCGACCTCGCCGTGCTCAAGCGCCTCGCCGAAGATCCCGAAACTGTTGCCAGCGTGCGTGGCAAGCGTGCGGTCGAACGCTTCTGGGAGGTCTGCCGCCTGCCCGACTTCCGCTCGCAGGGCGAGGAAACGCACAGCCGCTTTGTCGCCCGCCTGTGGCAGGACTTGCGCCACGGCTACCTTGGCGCAGACTACGTGGCGCAGGCGATTGCCCAGTTGGACAATCCTTCCGGGGATATCGACACGCTGCAGGCGCGCGTCTCGGCGATCCGTTCGTGGGCCTATATCGCGCAGCGGCCGGACTGGGTGCTGGCCAAGGAAGAAATGTCGGCCCGTGCCCGCGCGGTCGAGGCGCGGCTGTCCGATGCGCTGCACGCGCGGCTGACCGAACGCTTCGTCAACCGCCGCACCGCGGTGCTGATGCGCAAGGCCGGCGCTGACGCCTCGCTGCTGCCGGTGCGCCTGGCGGACGAAGGCGCAGTTCTCGTCGATGACGAGCCGATCGGCCACCTCGAAGGCTTCCGCTTCGTCGTCGATCCCCTCGCCCGCGCCGAGGATCGTCGCCTGCTTCTGGCTGCGGCCGAGCGCCACCTGCCGGGCCTGCTGCGCCATCGCGCCAAGGCTCTGGCTGAAGCGGCGCGTGAATCGAACGGCATCGCGTTCGAGGACACTGCGCTGGTCTGGCAGGACACGGTGGTTGCCAAGCTCGAGCGCGGGCGGGCCATGCTGGCCCCTCGGCTCAAGCCTGATGTCGCGCTGGACCGGCTTGCTCCCGACGACAAGGCTGAGGTGGTCGCGGCGCTGGAGGCATGGCTGCAGGCGCAACATCAGCGCCATCTCAAGCCCCTGCTCGCGCTCGACGATGCGAGCCGCGATCCCGCTTCGGGACCTGAGCTGCGCGCGTTGCTGCTTCACCTGGTCGAAGCGGGTGGGGTGCTGGTGCGGGAGGGCTCGGGACTGGACCGGCTCGACGCGGGCCAGCGCCAGCGCCTGAAGAAGCTGGGCGTCCGCATTGGTGCGCTTGATCTGTTCCTGCCCAACGCCTTGCGGCCGGGCGCGATGCAGGCGTGGCACCGTCTGGCGCGCATCTGGGGCAAGCCCGCGCCCCTGCCGCCCGAGACAATGCAGCCCGTGGTCCATACCAGAATCGCTCCTGCCGGATACCGCCGCCTCGGCAACGAGGCCTTGCGCGTCGATCTGGCCGAAAAGTTGCTCCACGCCGCGCACGCCACGCGCATGGGGACGAAGGCGAAACGCGTGTTCCTCGATCCTGCGGTGGCGCGATCGATGAGCCTTTCTACCGCCGCCTATGCCGCGCTGCTTCGCGCAGGTGGCTTTCGCGTGCACATGGGCCGGAGCCTGCCCGAAAAGGCATACGGCCCGCCGCATCCGCCGTTGTGGGACTGGCGGCCATCCCGCCGCGAACCTGCAACCGACCCGGAAAGACCCAAGCCGCCACCCACCGGCGCATTCGCCGCGCTTGCCGAACTGGTGGCGCGATAG
- the rho gene encoding transcription termination factor Rho, translating to MHLKELKQKTPAELVQMAEELEVEGASTMRRQDLMFAILKEMAEDGEEILGIGTIEVLPDGFGFLRSPEANYLAGPDDIYVSPNQVRKWGLRTGDTVEGEVRAPKDGERYFAITRLIKVNFDEPEAVRHRVNFDNLTPLYPNERLKLDTLDPTVKDKSARVIDLVSPQGKGQRALIVAPPRTGKTVLLQNMAKAITDNHPEVFLIVLLVDERPEEVTDMQRSVKGEVISSTFDEPATRHVQVAEMVIEKAKRLVEHKRDVVILLDSITRLGRAYNTVVPSSGKVLTGGVDANALQRPKRFFGAARNIEEGGSLSIIATALIDTGSRMDEVIFEEFKGTGNSEIVLDRKVADKRIFPALDVGKSGTRKEELLVPKDQLSKMWVLRRILMQMGTVDAMEFLLDKMKDSKTNEDFFATMNQ from the coding sequence ATGCACCTGAAGGAACTCAAGCAGAAGACCCCCGCCGAGCTGGTCCAGATGGCCGAAGAGCTCGAGGTCGAAGGCGCCAGCACCATGCGCCGCCAGGACCTGATGTTCGCCATCCTCAAGGAAATGGCGGAAGACGGCGAGGAAATCCTCGGTATCGGCACCATCGAAGTCCTGCCTGACGGCTTCGGCTTCCTGCGCAGCCCCGAGGCGAATTACCTCGCCGGGCCGGACGACATCTACGTTTCACCCAACCAGGTCCGCAAGTGGGGCCTGCGCACCGGCGATACAGTGGAAGGCGAAGTCCGCGCGCCCAAGGATGGCGAGCGCTATTTTGCGATCACCCGCCTGATCAAGGTGAACTTCGATGAACCGGAGGCCGTGCGCCACCGCGTCAACTTCGACAACCTCACCCCGCTCTACCCGAACGAGCGCTTGAAGCTCGACACGCTCGACCCGACGGTCAAGGACAAGTCGGCCCGCGTGATCGATCTGGTCAGCCCCCAGGGCAAGGGCCAGCGCGCGCTGATCGTCGCGCCGCCGCGCACCGGCAAGACCGTGCTGCTGCAGAACATGGCCAAGGCGATCACCGACAACCATCCGGAAGTCTTCCTGATCGTCCTGCTGGTCGACGAGCGTCCGGAAGAAGTCACCGACATGCAGCGCAGCGTGAAGGGCGAGGTCATCTCCTCGACCTTCGACGAGCCTGCCACGCGCCACGTGCAGGTTGCCGAAATGGTGATCGAGAAGGCCAAGCGCCTGGTCGAGCACAAGCGTGACGTCGTCATCCTGCTGGATTCGATCACGCGCCTTGGCCGCGCCTACAACACCGTGGTGCCGTCATCGGGCAAGGTGCTGACCGGCGGTGTCGACGCCAATGCCCTGCAGCGCCCCAAGCGCTTCTTCGGCGCGGCGCGCAACATCGAGGAAGGTGGCTCGCTTTCGATCATTGCGACGGCCCTGATCGATACCGGCAGCCGCATGGACGAAGTGATCTTCGAAGAGTTCAAGGGCACCGGCAACAGCGAAATCGTGCTGGACCGCAAGGTTGCCGACAAGCGCATCTTCCCCGCGCTCGACGTCGGCAAGAGCGGCACCCGCAAGGAAGAGCTGCTCGTGCCGAAGGACCAGCTTTCGAAGATGTGGGTCCTGCGCCGCATCCTCATGCAAATGGGCACCGTCGATGCGATGGAATTCCTGCTCGACAAGATGAAGGATTCGAAGACCAACGAAGACTTCTTCGCGACGATGAACCAGTAA
- a CDS encoding CopD family protein, with amino-acid sequence MQQVLAMLYLWLKAGHVIFVIFWMAGLFMLPRFFVYHQEAPEGSPENAIWVDRERKLMKIIMWPALVVVWVLGLLLAMDIGAFAQGWFHLKLAFVLVLTAYHFWLASYAQALAQGVRKLSGKKLRMLNEIPGIAAAVIVIMVIVKPF; translated from the coding sequence ATGCAGCAGGTATTGGCGATGCTCTATCTCTGGCTCAAGGCGGGCCATGTCATCTTCGTGATCTTCTGGATGGCCGGCCTGTTCATGCTGCCGCGCTTCTTCGTCTATCACCAGGAAGCGCCGGAAGGTTCGCCCGAGAATGCGATCTGGGTGGATCGCGAGCGCAAGCTTATGAAGATCATCATGTGGCCGGCGCTGGTGGTGGTGTGGGTGCTCGGCCTGCTGCTGGCCATGGACATCGGCGCGTTCGCGCAAGGCTGGTTCCACCTCAAGCTGGCCTTCGTGCTCGTGTTGACGGCCTATCACTTCTGGCTGGCGAGCTATGCGCAAGCCCTCGCCCAAGGCGTTCGCAAACTGTCCGGCAAGAAACTGCGCATGCTCAACGAGATCCCCGGCATTGCCGCTGCAGTGATCGTGATCATGGTGATCGTGAAGCCGTTCTGA
- the hemE gene encoding uroporphyrinogen decarboxylase, with amino-acid sequence MPGPLLRTLQGENLSRRPIWLMRQAGRYLPEYRELRAEKGGFLALVYDTDAAAEVTVQPIRRFGFDGAILFSDILIVPYAMGQDLRFLVGEGPDLSPRLLDVALDSLVAVPERLSPIYETVAKVKAQIGPETTLLGFAGSPWTVATYMVAGEGSRDHHDTRALAYRDAGQFQAIIDAITQVTIEYLSGQVEAGAEGLQLFDSWSGSLAPAEFERWVIEPNAKIAAEMQRRYPHVPVIGFPKGAGEKLAAYARETGVNAVGVDETIDPLWAAREMPAGMPVQGNLDPLLLLAGGPELEKQTHRVLEAFADRPHVFNLGHGIGQHTPIENVEALLKIVRGWSRD; translated from the coding sequence ATGCCCGGCCCGTTGCTCAGGACACTTCAGGGTGAGAATCTTTCCCGTCGGCCGATCTGGCTGATGCGCCAGGCGGGGCGCTACCTGCCCGAATACCGCGAGTTGCGCGCCGAAAAGGGCGGTTTCCTCGCGCTTGTCTATGATACCGACGCCGCGGCCGAAGTGACTGTGCAGCCGATCCGCCGCTTCGGCTTCGATGGCGCGATCCTGTTCTCGGACATCCTGATCGTGCCCTATGCGATGGGGCAGGACCTCAGGTTCCTCGTTGGCGAAGGCCCGGATCTTTCGCCGCGCCTGCTCGACGTGGCGCTGGACAGCCTTGTCGCGGTGCCTGAGCGCCTTTCCCCGATCTACGAGACGGTGGCCAAGGTGAAGGCGCAGATCGGCCCTGAGACGACACTGCTGGGCTTTGCCGGGTCACCGTGGACAGTGGCGACGTACATGGTCGCCGGCGAAGGCAGCCGCGATCACCACGACACCCGTGCGCTGGCCTATCGCGATGCCGGCCAGTTCCAGGCAATCATCGATGCGATCACGCAAGTGACGATCGAGTACCTTTCGGGTCAGGTCGAAGCCGGCGCCGAAGGCTTGCAGCTGTTCGATTCATGGTCGGGCAGCCTTGCGCCTGCCGAGTTCGAGCGCTGGGTGATCGAGCCCAATGCGAAGATCGCGGCGGAAATGCAGCGCCGCTATCCGCACGTTCCGGTGATCGGCTTCCCCAAGGGCGCGGGCGAAAAGCTTGCCGCCTATGCCCGCGAGACCGGCGTCAATGCCGTCGGCGTGGACGAGACCATCGACCCGCTGTGGGCCGCGCGCGAGATGCCGGCGGGCATGCCGGTGCAGGGCAATCTCGATCCGCTGCTGTTGCTGGCGGGTGGGCCGGAGCTGGAAAAGCAGACTCACCGCGTGCTCGAAGCCTTCGCCGACCGCCCGCACGTGTTCAATCTCGGCCACGGCATTGGCCAGCACACCCCGATCGAAAACGTCGAGGCGCTGCTCAAGATCGTGCGGGGCTGGTCGCGCGACTGA
- a CDS encoding pyruvate, water dikinase regulatory protein: protein MQRLHLHLLSDSTGETLEMIAKAALAQFDGADVVRHFWPMVRSMQHLDRIMGEIAANPGLVLFTLVNAETRARLEQRCAALGLPMVPALDAVTDALEQQLGVQAKARPGRQHMMDEAYFARVDAIQFTIAHDDGVNWENWEEADIVLAGVSRSSKTPTSIYLANRGYKVANIPIVVESPPPSMLFSLRRPMVVGLTTSPERLIAVRRNRLLSLNQAPETAYVDNEQVTREVQYARRMFADNGWPVIDVSRRSIEETAAAVINLYNERGAAGGSGDGAKPI from the coding sequence ATGCAGCGTCTGCACCTGCACCTCCTGTCGGATTCCACCGGCGAAACACTGGAAATGATCGCCAAGGCGGCGCTTGCGCAGTTCGATGGCGCCGACGTGGTCCGGCATTTCTGGCCGATGGTCCGCTCGATGCAGCATCTTGACCGCATCATGGGCGAAATTGCCGCAAATCCGGGGCTCGTGCTGTTCACGCTGGTCAATGCCGAAACCCGCGCCCGGCTGGAGCAGCGTTGCGCTGCATTGGGCTTGCCGATGGTCCCGGCACTCGATGCCGTGACCGACGCGCTCGAGCAGCAGCTCGGGGTTCAGGCCAAGGCCCGGCCGGGCCGCCAGCACATGATGGACGAGGCCTATTTCGCGCGCGTCGATGCGATCCAGTTCACCATCGCCCATGATGACGGAGTGAACTGGGAAAATTGGGAAGAGGCCGACATCGTGCTGGCCGGCGTTTCGCGCAGTTCGAAGACGCCGACCTCGATCTACCTTGCCAACCGCGGCTACAAGGTCGCCAACATCCCGATCGTGGTGGAAAGCCCGCCGCCGTCGATGCTGTTTTCCTTGCGCCGCCCGATGGTGGTTGGCCTCACCACCAGCCCGGAACGCCTGATCGCGGTGCGTCGCAATCGGCTGCTGTCCTTGAATCAGGCGCCCGAGACTGCCTATGTCGACAACGAACAGGTGACGCGCGAAGTGCAATACGCGCGGCGCATGTTTGCCGACAACGGCTGGCCGGTGATCGACGTCTCGCGCCGCTCGATCGAGGAAACCGCTGCCGCCGTGATCAATCTCTACAACGAACGCGGCGCTGCGGGCGGCAGCGGCGATGGAGCAAAACCGATATGA